The Devosia sp. 1566 sequence CCGCAGAACCGCGCGACCCTTCAGCTCCTCAGCCAGCAATGGGCCACCGTGGGTGCCAAGCTCAATGTTCTGGCGGGTGACTCCGGCAGCGCGACCCAGGACAATCTTGATCCCCTTAAGACCCCGCTCCGTCCCGCTATGGTGGGTCGTGCCGATCCGGACGTCATCAAGTCCAACTTTTACCCCACCAACCGCGACTCCCTGCTGCAAAAGGGCGGCACCAACCCCAATGCCACTTGGGAAGATCCCGCGCTTAACGAGTTGCTGCTCGCCATTGCGGCCGAGCCGGACACGAAAAGGCGGCTGGACCTGACTGCCGATGTCCAGGCCTATCTGCTCGACCAGGCCTATGTGATCCCGATCTTTGAAGAGCCGCAGGTCTTTGCCGGAGCGCCCTATGTCCGGGGCATTGGCTTTGACGCAGTCGCCCGCCCCAGCTTTTACAATGTCTGGCTGGCGCCTCGTTGATCCCCCTCGCTGCCCCGGTTGTTCCCTGGCCGGGGCGGCGTTTTTCATCAGCCCGGAGGTCCCCATGACCACCACGATTGCAACGCGCTTCGGCCAGGCCGTTCTGGTTCTCCTGCTTGCCTTCACCGCCTCGTTCCTGCTGCTGCAGGCGCTGCCGGGCGATGCGATCCTGATCAAGTACCAGAACCCCGAAATGGGGCTGTCGCCCGAGCAGATCGCTGAGATCCGTTTGCGCTACGGTGCCGACGCCCCCATCTGGGCGCAATATGGCAACACCCTGGTCAACTTCCTCCAGGGCAGTTTCGGCTATTCCGTACAGGCCGGCGTGCCGGTCAACACGGTCCTTGCTGCCAATGCCTGGCCGACACTGAGACTGGCCAGCCTCGCTCTCGTCTTTGCCGTGCTGCTTGCTGGCCTTGTGGCCTTTGCGGCGACGCTGGCGCCGTTCAACTGGCTGCGCAACGCACTGCAGATGGTGCCCTCGCTGATGATCTCGGTGCCGGTATTTTGGCTCGGCATCATGCTGATCCAGCTGTTCTCGTTCCGCTTGCGGCTGGTGCCGATCATCAATCCCTCCGAATTCCAGGCCTTGATCTTGCCGGTGGCGACCCTGGCCGTACCCATTGCCGCCCCCTTGGCGCAGATCCTGATCCGAAGCCTCGATGAGATCGAAACCCAGCCCTTTGTCGCCGTCGCGAGGGCCAAGGGCGCCAGCCGGCGCTTTGTTCTCTGGCACCACGTGCTGCGCAATGCCCTGCTGCCGGTGCTGACCATTGCCGGCGTGTTGTTCGGGGAACTGCTCGCCGGTGCTGTGGTGACCGAAACCGTCTTCGGCATCAATGGACTTGGCCGAGTGACCGAGCAGGCAGTCAGCAACCAGGATACCGCCGTGCTGCAGGCCATCGTCGTGCTCGCGGCTCTCGGCTTTGTGCTGATCAACCTCCTCGTTGACCTCCTCGCGCCGCTCATCGACCCCAGACTCAACCGTCCCGTGGGAGCAAAGGCATGACCACGCTCGACCTGTTCACTCTTGGCGCCGCAACCCCGCGCCAGCACCGGCTGCAACTGCAGCCCACCCTCCTCCTGGCTTGGGCGATCATCGCCATTGCCATCGCCTGGGCCGTTGCTCCGGCACTCTTCACCCACCATAGCGGCACGATCGGCATGGCCGGCAACCAGCTGCGGGCACCCGATGCCTCCCACTGGTTCGGCACCGACGAGATCGGCCGCGACGTGCTGGCCCGGATCATCTACGGCTCGGTCAATTCACTGTCGGGCGCCCTGGTCGCCGTTTTCGTCGGCCTGGTTGGCGGCACGACGCTGGGGCTCATCGCGGGCTCGACCGGTGGCCGGGTCGACGCCGTGATCATGCGGCTGGTGGATGTCCTCCTCTCCGTGCCCGGCCTGCTGCTCCAGCTCTCCATCATCATCATTCTGGGCTTTGGCACGGTGAACGTGGCCGCGGCGGTCGGTGCAACCACAATTGCCGGATTTGCCCGACTGATGCGCTCAGAGGTTATCCGGGTGCGCCACGCCGATTATGTCGAAGCCGCCTTTGGCAGCGGTGGCCGGTTCTGGAGCGTGTTGTGGCGCCATGTCCTGCCCAATGCCATGGGTACGGTGATTGCCTATGCCGCGCTTCAGTTCGGCAGCGCTATCCTCGCGATTTCGACGCTGGGCTTTCTCGGCTATGGCGCGCCCCCGCCCACCCCTGAATGGGGCCTGCTGATCTCCGAGGGCCGCAAATATCTCACGACCTCCTGGTGGCTCACCACCTTTCCCGGCCTTGCGGTGATCCTGGTCGTGCTTGCCGCCAACCGCATCAGCCAATCGCTGCAGAGGACGCCATGAGCACGATCAGCTTTGCGGGACAGCATGAAACGCCAGTGCTCAACGTCGAAGGGCTCAGCCTCTCCTACCGGCTTGCCAATGGTTGGCGCCGCGTGGTCCAGAACCTGTCGCTGACCCTGCACAGCGGCGAGGTGGTGGCGCTGGTCGGGGAATCGGGCTCGGGCAAGACCACGACGGCCCAGGCTGTTATTGGCCTCTTGCCCGACAATGGTCGGATCGATGCCGGCTCCATCCGCCTCAACGGCGCCGAGATCAGCAACTGGTCGGGCCGGCGGCTCGATGCCATTCGCGGCAAGGTGATGAGTCTTGTGCCCCAGGACCCCGGCACCTCCC is a genomic window containing:
- a CDS encoding ABC transporter permease translates to MTTTIATRFGQAVLVLLLAFTASFLLLQALPGDAILIKYQNPEMGLSPEQIAEIRLRYGADAPIWAQYGNTLVNFLQGSFGYSVQAGVPVNTVLAANAWPTLRLASLALVFAVLLAGLVAFAATLAPFNWLRNALQMVPSLMISVPVFWLGIMLIQLFSFRLRLVPIINPSEFQALILPVATLAVPIAAPLAQILIRSLDEIETQPFVAVARAKGASRRFVLWHHVLRNALLPVLTIAGVLFGELLAGAVVTETVFGINGLGRVTEQAVSNQDTAVLQAIVVLAALGFVLINLLVDLLAPLIDPRLNRPVGAKA
- a CDS encoding ABC transporter permease, whose product is MTTLDLFTLGAATPRQHRLQLQPTLLLAWAIIAIAIAWAVAPALFTHHSGTIGMAGNQLRAPDASHWFGTDEIGRDVLARIIYGSVNSLSGALVAVFVGLVGGTTLGLIAGSTGGRVDAVIMRLVDVLLSVPGLLLQLSIIIILGFGTVNVAAAVGATTIAGFARLMRSEVIRVRHADYVEAAFGSGGRFWSVLWRHVLPNAMGTVIAYAALQFGSAILAISTLGFLGYGAPPPTPEWGLLISEGRKYLTTSWWLTTFPGLAVILVVLAANRISQSLQRTP